A DNA window from Fragaria vesca subsp. vesca linkage group LG3, FraVesHawaii_1.0, whole genome shotgun sequence contains the following coding sequences:
- the LOC101297123 gene encoding multiple RNA-binding domain-containing protein 1-like isoform 2, producing the protein MWAASLSLPSYSYGKPTNTIPASGSNRRAPKSLKLRASFYNYPLASRIMVKNIPYSTSENSLQQKFSNFGEIAEVKLVQDEISKRSKGFAFIQYTSQDDAMLALENMDRQTLDGRVIYVELAKPGKDAYAGYPKTSGPPKKQYMQQQEEVTDCWY; encoded by the exons ATGTGGGCAGCTTCACTCTCTCTCCCATCCTACAGCTATGGAAAACCCACTAACACTATCCCAGCTTCTGGGTCAAATCGTAGGGCACCCAAGTCTTTGAAGCTCAGAGCTTCCTTCTACAACTATCCTCTCGCAAGCAGAATCATGGTCAAAA ACATACCATATTCCACCAGTGAAAATAGTCTGCAGCAGAAGTTTTCAAATTTCGGAGAGATAGCTGAAG TTAAACTAGTGCAGGATGAAATTTCAAAGAGGTCCAAGGGGTTTGCATTTATTCAGTATACCAGCCAAGATGATGCAATGCTTGCCCTGGAAAATATGGACCGCCAG ACTCTTGATGGCAGGGTCATCTACGTAGAGCTTGCAAAACCAGGTAAAGATGCTTATGCAGGGTACCCAAAAACCTCCGGACCCCCAAAGAAGCAGTATATGCAGCAGCAAGAGGAAGTCACAGACTGCTGGTACTAA